In Thermomicrobiales bacterium, the genomic stretch GGCGGAACCCGGATCGGTCGCGCGTCGCCGTCTTGCCGGCGGCGTGGAAGGTAGCGGCGCGGACCTGGACGCGCGCGCCGCCGGAATGGGGTTGCCTAGAAGCGGCCCATGCGCCGGGCGGCGCGGCGGTCGCGCCGGTGCATTCCCGCAACCGAGACTGGCGAGAGCGGGCGCCCAATGACATCGATGAAGAGCGCGGATTCTCCGCCGGCGGCGGGCATATCGCCGTCGAGAATGTCGACGCCATAAGTGAGCGTGGTCCCCGACAACTCGGGATGCGTCAGCACGACGACCACGTCCTGGACGTGATCGGATTGGAAGATCGAGAGCACAGCATTCGGCGGATTGGAGGCGAAGCTGTCCTCCCCTTGTCCCCACGAATCGATGAACTCGCCGGAGGGAATGTGGCCGGTGACGCGGTCGGGCCGGTCGGAGAACATGAGCGCGGTCGGTGTGAGACCGTGCAGGGTCAGAACGCCGTCGGCGTAGGACATACCGGACGCGGTTTGGACGAATAGCGCTTCGATTTCGTCAGGTCGTGCAGTGCTGATGGGATCAGCGGCCATGGTGAGAATGCCTTTACTGGTTGGACGTCGATCGCCCTTGCGATCGGGAATGCTCTGCATCCATTCCTACTATCTGGTGTACGGCGCGGGAGGGCCATGGCGCAAAGGATGTATTTGGCCTGGGGTCCCGGTCAGTCGATCCAGCCACGGCGTTTGAAGGCGTACCAGATCGCTCCGCCAACCAACACCATGGTGACCACCGAAACGAGATAGCCAATGTAGGGTGAGACACTTGGCTCGCGGGACAGGCTGATACCCAGGATGGTGGGAAAGAGGGCGACGGCTGTGAGGATGATCGACCAAACCGTCAGCAGCTTGAGAATGCGGTTCAGATTGTCGGATTTGAGCGATTCGAAGGTCGTCAGGATGTCGGGCAGGAGACTCAGATCCTGGTCGATCTCATCCACCGCGCTCTGCAGTTTGTGCTTGATATCGAGCGCTCCGTCTTGCAGGTCCGGATTGAGCACGAAGGGGTTTGGCGTCTCTCGCGAACCAATGAGCGTGGCCTCCGGCGCGATGACCCGCCGCAAGGCGATCAGTTGCCGGCGGAGCTGGTAGAGGTCGGCGATCGCCTCTTGCTGTTCCTGTTGCAAGACACGTTCTTCGAGTATTTCCACCCGCTGGCGAACTTCTTTGACGACCTGTAGGTAGTGATCGGCGATGGATTCCAACAGGGCAAAGACGATGGCTGCAATCTCGACACCATAGCGCCGCAGGGCGCGGTCGACGTGCTCGGTTACTTGCGCGATACGCGGCGAGGCGCCATCGAGCACACTGATGAGATAACGAGTCGAGAAGAGCAGCACGCCTTCCCGTTTCTCGAGTTGGGACGTATCGTCCGACAGCGTGACATCGTAGAAGACCGTCAGCATGTATGTCTGAAACCGTGAGGCGCGCGGTCCGATATGCGTACGGGAAAGATGCTCGGTTGCAAGCTCGCCGAGTCCCAACAGATCACTCAGGAATTCGAGATCTTCAGGGTTCGGCCGTCGATCGAAGTGAACCCAGACGGAGGCGTTCTCGTCGCGATACGCCCGCGCGAGCTCGTCTTCCGCGCGCGCGCGGGCGATCGATCCGTTGGCTCGAATGATGAGCATGTGAACCATGAGCGCGATCTCTGATGCACGAGCGGCCGGCCACCGTTGCCGAGACAACCTTCGCCCCAGACTGCCGAAATGGCTATGCCGCGAAGGATGTATTCACAGGCGGACGGATGTGAAAGCGGTTTTGGGTGTTGGATTTGCCGGTTTGGGCTTCTGCTCGAATGCTGAGCGAAGAGCGCCTGGACAGTTTGTCCAGACGCTCTTCTGATGAACCAGAGACTGGGATGGCCTCAACGATCAGGCGGCGGGGGTGGCCTCCGCTTCGGGCGCGATGGGAATGAGCCCCATTTGCTCGAGGCGGCCGAAGTGATCCGCTTCCGACCAGCTCTCGGCCACGAGGCCACAGTCGAGCCGCATGATATTGATGCCCGTCCAGGTGACCGTGTCCAGCGAACCTGGAACACCCATGAAGTCGCCTTCCTGGATGCCGATGGCGATCCAGCGGATGATAACGGTGTCACCCGCGAGCCAAACCTGGTCGATCGTGCCGCGAACTCCCGGGATGGCGGCAAAGAAGGCATCGAGGGCGGCTGCGAACTCTTCGGAGCCTTCACTATCGACGCCGATGCCCCAGTGATGGATGGCGTCCGGCGTGTAGAGGGCGGTGACCTGCGCGGAGTCGTGCGAGTTCCAGGCCGTGAAGTAGGCAGTCGCCCAGGCGGCCGCTTCCTCTTCGGTCAAAGGCGGGCAGGGAGTTGCGTCCTGGGCAACAATCTGAGAACTGCCAAACAATCCTGCGCATGCACATATGGTGAGCAACGCCGCAATCGATCGGTAAATTGTCCGCACCGGTGACCTCCTTCGAACCTTTTGTCGCTACGAGCATCCGGCGTACCGGGCTCATCCTCGGGACCACGATGTTCAGGAAGTGGGCGTGGCTTCCGCATCGGCGCCAATGGGGATGAGTCCCATTTGCTCGAGGCGGCTGAAGTGATCGGCCTCTGACCACGTCTCGACCACAAGCCCACAATTGAGCTGCAGAACCTTGATACCGGTAAACGTCACGGTATCGAGTGAGCCGGGTACACCCATGAGGTCGCCTTCCTGGATGCCGATAGCGATCCAGCGGATGATAACGGTGTCGTCCGCGAGCCACACTCTGTCAACGGTGTAGTGGAGGCTGGAAAAAGCGGCGAAATACGTTTCGAGCGAGGCGGCAAGCTCTTCGGAGCCTTCGCTATCTGCGCCGATACCCCAATGATGAATACCGTCGGGCGCGTAAAGCGCGGTGACCTGGGCAGGGTCGTGCGAGTTCCATGCACCGAAGTAGGTGTTTGCCCAGGCGACGGCTTCTTCCTCCGTCATGGGAGGGCACGGCGTTGCATCCTGGGCGGTCGTTCCGCGCGCCACCATCGGCACGGCAACCACTGCCAGCAAGAGGGCAAACCCGACCGAGTGAGAGATGAAACGTGTCACCGTTGGCTCCTTTCATCTTCCGACGCGTGTGACCGGCGCATTTCGTCTGCGCAAGCGGAAAACTTGGGTGCTTCCCCATTCTACGGGAAAACGACGGTGGTGTCCGCACTCGGGATGCCGGCTGCGATTTCTGGCATCTCAGCGTGGCGATCGCGATCGACCGAACCAGCTACATGGATTGCCTGACGACAAGGCGGTTCGGTTCGACCGAGACGATTTCCATCGAGATGTTTCCGATGCGGCTGCCGGGAAGCTCGATCTGGAGCCGAGCGGGCGCCTCGAAGACCCAACGTCCGCGGATTGTCTCCATACGGTCGGTGGGTCCAATGCCGTAGTACACAGCTTCTCCGTCTGGCAACAGCTCGAATCCTGCTCGACCCCGTGCCGGGGGAAGTGGATAGGTCGCCGGTCGATACACGGTCAGGTCTGCCTGGTCTTCCTCCTGGGCGCGAACCCAATGCTGCAGCGTGTCCCGCGGTGGCGATGACATGGGTGTTCCTCTCACATGGCCGAGCAGATGGCCCTCGTGCAATTGGTTTGGAGTTGAGTTTTCACGCTGATTCGTGGCTTCTGTCGACTTCTCCAGCCAATTATGGTTTATCGAGCGACTCCCAATCAGTTGTCGAAGGCTGCCACGACGAGCCGTCCCACCACTTGTGGTAGACGCGGGAGTCTGTGCCAGTGACAAAGAGGTCCAGGCGATCGGCACCCCAGGCGACAACCGGTCCAGACACTGGAGCGATGTCGGGGGATTCAGTCGCCAGACCAACAAGCGATGCAATCGTGGCAACGTTCATCCGCAAGATCTCGACCGCGAGACTGTTGTCGATGTGGACCAGCGTGTCGTTCGCGGTATGAACGTTGGTGTTTGCCGAATCAGAACCCTCGATGGTAAGTACCGCGGGTATCGCGGCATTGATGAATGGCACATGATCGCTCGCAAATGGGTTGAGCGATGTCTCCACGATCAGACTGGTATAGGTCGAGGCAGCTGCCGCCAACGCATCCATCACCGTCTGTGAGATTGCCGCGCCTTCGAGCAGTACGGTTGGTGAGGCCGTATTCCGGGTGCCGATCATGTCCATGTTGATAACTGCTCGTATTCGCGCGCGTTCGGCGGATTGGAGTGTGCTGACGTACTGGATGCTGCCATGCAGTCCTTGTTCCTCTCCGCCGAAAAGAATGAGCCGCAGGTCATGCTGATACGGTTGCCCGGCAAGCACCCGCGCGATTTCCAGCACGCCCGCTGACCCGCTTCCGTTGTCATCGGCCCCCGGCGCCGGCGCGCTGATACCCCCAGCCGCGTTGATCGAATCCAGATGAGCGGTGACGATCACCAGATTGCGAGTTCCGACACCATTTCCGGGTCGATCGGCGACGACGTTCAAGCTTGTGCCCGCGCCAACCGCAATCGTCTGCAACTGGACGCTGTAGCCCAGGAGGCTCAGTTGGTTCTGAGCCCAATTGGCGGCGTTGGTGAACTGGGTCGTCAACGAATGCCGGGTGCCAAAACCCACCAACGTATCCAGTGCGGAGCGGAAGGTCGAGGGGGAAACGGCATCCACCACGTGCTGGACCCGTTGATCTGCCGCACGGCGGTCGCCCTCGATGGTTCTGAGGACTGCCGTGTCGACCGGGATTGGGCGAACCACCCAGCAATCGCCAGATCGATCGGTCAGCCGCGCAAGCTGTTGGGAATCGAGATCGACGATCAGGTGGCGACCCTTGTCGACCACGACTGGAACATCGGGGAATTCGCGCTGAAACGAGGCTCCAACCTGGATGACAAGCGCGAGTCGGCCGCTCGATTGATCGAGGGCGCCGCTGGCGATGGCAATGCCGGTGTTCCGGGCGTGGCTTCGAAACGCCCTGCGGTCATCCGTGTCGGACCAGATCACCGTGCGGTCCGCAAGCTGAGTCCAATGCAACGGGGCGACGTCCTTGCCGGCAGCGGCGCGAAGCTGGGCCGGGGTCTCGGAGATCACAAGATAGAGCATCAGGATCGATCCTCCGGCGATCGACATCGGGAAACGCTGACGACGGCGCGCCAGCGGATCCCGATGTCACGTTCGCAGTGTCCGACAACCCGCTAGAAGTCGGAAATCGTGCCGCCCAGGTACTCCCAGTCGGTCACCGACGGGCCCCAGGCGGAGCCGTTCCACCACTTGTGCCAGAGCGCGTGGTCGGTCCCGGTGACAAAGAGGTCGAGTCGGTTAGCACTCCAGGCAACCGCTTCTGGCCGACTCGTGCAGATGCCGCCCATGTACTCGTAGTCGACTACCGACGGGCCCCAGGCCGATCCGTCCCACCACTTGTGCCAGACGGCGTTATCGGTACCGAGCACGAAGACGTCGAGGCGATCGCTGCCCCACGATACGACCCCTGGTTCGCCGAGACAGGTGCCGCCCATGTATTCCCAATCGGTTACCGACGGTCCCCAAGCCGCCCCATCCCACCACTTGTGATAGAGGGCATGGTCAGTCCCCAGCACGAAAACATCGAGCCGGTTCGGGCCCCACGCGACGACGCGTGGCGGACTGGAACAGGTCCCGCCCATGTACTCCCATCCGGTTACCGACGGGCCCCAGGCCGAGCCATCCCACCACTTGTGGTAAAGCGCGTTGTCCGTGCCGAGCACAAAGACATCGAGCCTGTTGGACCCCCAAGCGACGACTTCTGGCCGGCTGGAACAGGTTCCGCCGAGCGACTCCCAACCAGTCACCGACGGTCCCCAATTGGACCCATCCCACCATTTGTGCCAGAGCGCGCTGTCGGTCCCCACGACGAAGACATCGAGCCGATTGGGTCCCCATGCGACGACTTCGGGCCGACTGGTGCAGATTCCGCCGAGTGACTCCCAATCAGTCACCGACGGTCCCCAACTGGACCCATCCCACCATTTGTGCCAGAGGGCGCTGTCGGTTCCCAGGACGAAGACATCGAGCCGATTTGGTCCCCACGCAACGACTTCGGGCTGGCTCATGCAGATGCCTCCCATGTACTCCCAATCGGTCACCGAGGGTCCCCAATTGGACCCATCCCACCACTTGTGGTAGAGGGCGCTATCGGTCCCGATGACGAAGACATCGAGCCGGTCGGAGCCCCAGGCCACGATTGGTCCCGAGGCAGATGGCGCGCCGCCGACCTGGCCACTGCAGATCGAAGCGCGCGGTCCGGCGAGGCAAGCCTGCATCCTTGCGACCTGCCCTTGCGTGAACATGACCATGACCGGGTCGTCGACATAGTCCATGTAGTTCATGAACAGGTCACCGTTCGGTCCGTTGTTGCAGCTTATCTTGGGAAATGTCGGGACGCCGACATTCGCATCCCCCTGGTTAGGTGTGTCCGAGACCTGGTCGGTACCGGTACAGGCGCCACCATCGTCGCCCCAGATATGGAAGAGGTCGAGCCAGTGCCCGATCTCATGCGTCGCAGTGCGGCCGAGATGGAACGGCGGGCTCGCTGTTCCAGTGGTGCCGAAACCGGTATGGGTGATGACCACACCGTCGGTGGCGGCCGGACCGCCCGGGAATTGCGCGTATCCGAGCAAGCCACCGGAGAGCTGGCACACCCAGATGTTCAGGTAGCGGTCTGCTGGCCACGCATCGGAGCCTCCCGTGGCGCTGGATTTCACCTTGTCATCGTCGACAAACGACGTCTGATTTGTCCGTGTTCGCACGATGCCGTCGGTTGGGCTCCCGTCTGGAGCTTGCGTGGCGAGAAAGAACTCGAGATTTGGATTGCCGATCAGTCCTTGAAATGCGCCAGGTACGGTCGAGATGTCTGGATTGAGTATCTGAAAGTCGCGATTCAAGACGTCGATCTGGCTATGAATCTGGGCATCGGAGATGTTCTGATCCGGCTGATTCCAGACGACATGCACGACGACCGGAATACGGCATCCTCCTGCCCGCGCCATAGAACTCAATGTATCGTCGTCGGCTCGAAGGAACTCGAGCGTTGTTTGCTCGATTTGAGCGCGCTCTACCGCGTACCGTGGCACGGTTCGCATCAAGCGGGCATGGACATCCATCGTCGCGCACGATCGATGGGTGGGGAGGTCTGCGCGCTGCGTTCCGCCCATGCCTGTCCGGGAACCGCCCGCGCCCATTCCGGTACCCGCGCCGCTCGAAGGCATCTCCATGCCCGAGCCGCTCGAGCTCATGCCAGTGCCTGCGCTGGCTGGACCCATCCTCGGTGGGTTCATGCCTCGCTTCTTCTTGTCCTGTGATCGTGGGGAAGTGTTCATGAAGGCCTCCATGGGGGTAGTGTGAAGAAAGGGGAAGGACCCACGGCCTGCCTGGAAAAACCAGGCAATTTCAGTATCTCTCCATTCCTTGCAATGTCAAGCCAGTTATGACTATTTTGTAGATGTATTGCATGCGTGAGAATATGTTTTGTGCATGTATTCCGTTTCTCGGCGAAAATCGCGCGGAGCGCATTTCTTGCACATGCCGTCGAACTCGAGACTGTCGAACCTGCAAGCCTCTCGGCCAAGCAGACCGCGGCGGCGGCGCCTGGATGATCATCTCAGGGAACGGAGCGCGGCGTTCTGGCGCCGAACGGATTCCCCTCCCCGGCCGCCTAACGGCACGATCGTCATGACCTATTCCTCACAAAATTTACGTAGACATCGGGTTGGGGGTCTGGGACAATGATGGGCATCCACACGAAGCCATTGTCAGGTGCGTTTCCAACTCGAGGTGCGCCATGGTCCAACAGGGCAACGATCTCTCCTCCATCTACCAGGCACTCTGTCGTGGGGAAATGACCAGACGCGCGTTTGTCGTTCGGGCTGCTGCGCTAGGCGTGTGCGCCCCGCTGACGCTCGCGCTGGTGAATTCGCGACCGGCGGTCGAGGCATCCGCGCCTCATACTCCTGCCGATCGACCGTCGTTCGGCACGGAGGGACAGCTCAGGGGCAGCGGCGGTGAACTGAAAGTGCGCGAATGGTTTGCACCAAACTGCGCGGTTGCCCATCTCTGGGAGGGATTGCCGTCCGCTGCCCGGGTTTCATCTCTGATCCTGGAGCCGCTGCTGTCGTATGCCTTCGACGGCACGCTTCTGCCGACGCTCGTCACCAGGGTACCCACGCAGGAGAACGGCGGCCTGTCCGAGGATCTCACCAAGGTCATCCTCGAGTTGCGGGACGACATCGTCTGGAGCGATGGCGAGCCGTTCACCGCGGATGACGTGGTGTGGACCTGGCAATGGGTGAGGGACGAATCGACGGTGGCGACGGAAGGGTATCGCTGGGAGCCCATCCGGAGCATCGAAGCGGTCGATGCCACGACAGTCGAGTTGACCTACGCGCAACCCAACCCGGCCTGGTTCGACCCGATAGCTGGCTCCTACGTTGGCGCCATCGTTCCCCGACACATTTGGATCGACGGGATTTCGGAAGCGGTCAATGCGGAGTTCGCGACCAATCCGATCGGCACCGGTCCGTACAAGGTGGAAGCCTTTGTTCCGGGCGAATATGTTGCGTGCACGATCAATGACCGCTATCGAGAGCCGAACAAGCCCTATTTTGCGTCGGTTCGCTTCCAGGCCGGCGGAGACACCGCGTCTGCCGCGCAGGCGGTCTTGCAGGACGGCAATTGGGATGTAGCTTCCGGCCTGATTGGGATGACTGCGAATTTGCAACAGATGGAAGTGGAGGGCGGCAAGGGGCGCGTGATTGCGGGATCGCCAACCGCGGTCGAGCGCATCTTGTTCAACTTTTCCGATCCGCATCGGGAGATCGAAGGCGAGCGGTCGAGCCTGGCCGCTCCCCATCCTTTCCTGACCGACCAGGCCGTACGCCAGGCCATGGCTCTGGCCATCGACCGGGAGAAGATTTCTCGTGAAGCCTTTGGAGCTGACAAGCTCGCGCAACCGACGGCGAACATTCTGTCCGGCATTCCTGCGCTCGAGTCGCCCAATACCTCCTACACCTTCGATCTGGAGGCGGCCAATCGTTTGTTGGACGAGGCAGGATGGGTCCGGGATGGAGACAAACGGTCCAGGGATGGAATCAAGTTGGCCGTGTCCTATTACACGTCGGTGAGCGGCCTCACGGTGTTCAAGCGGTGGCGCGCGGAAACGCAGGAAGTGGTCAAGGCTGGCTGGGAAGCAATTGGCATCGAGGTCGAGCCCGGTCAGGTGCCAGGGGATGTCTTTTTCGATCCCGACCCGGAGAATCTTCTGTCCTACACCCACTTTTATTGCGACATCGAAATGTTTTCGAGTTCGGTAATGTCGCCACTTCCGCTCGATTATTTCCAGGACTGGTATGCCGGCATCGACAACCGCAATGTCGCGCAACAGGCGAACGACTGGCAAGGATTCAACCTCCAGCGGTACGTCAACCCGGAGTTCGACGCTCTGTATGATGAAGCGGCGGCCACCACCGATCCCGAGCGCGCGGCCGAGCTCCTTGTTCAGATGAACGACCTGATCGTCAACGATTTTGTGGTCGTGCCGCTGATCGCGCAGCCGGGTGAAATCGCCGCGGTGAGCAATCGGCTCGTAACGGAGAATGTCGCTCCCAGCACGTGGGAGCCGCTCTTCTGGAATATTGCCAATTGGCGAACGGTGGATGACCAATTGGCCACGCCCGCGAGCTGACTCACTGGACGGCGCACGGACCATCCGCAGCGAGAAACCAGGCGTGGGCTACGAGATGTTTCGTGGCGGCGGCGGGGTTGGGAGCGCCGCCGGAGCGGCAGGAGTCCCCTCCGCGTCGGTGTCCGGGGGATCCGGTGTGGCCACGAGTGAGAAGATCCAAACCGTGGAGGCAAGCGTTTCATCGGCCTGATACGAGACATTCGCTCCGGGTCCGGCCGCGCTGGTGTCGTCAGCACGCAGAACCCCGTGATTGTCGATGAGCTGGGAACGCAGCCCGCTCGCGGCGCGCATACGCACCTCTCCCCATGATCGGGTGATGTCGATCTCACCACTGGCGACCCAGGCAAGCTCGATTCCGCCCACCTCTGGGTTGGCAATCGTCGACTCGGGCAGTAGTTGAGCCCGGCCGAACGACAAGGTCAGGCGATCTCCGGTTTTCTTCAACTCGATCCCGCTCCAGAGGGTCGTGTGCAGATCCGCCAGCAGCGAACCTTTGGGGCGAGTTTCGCCGGATATCGACGGCCCGAATTCGAGCGCGATCAGCGCGGCATTCTGATCTCCGGCGTCCCACATGCGGAACGTTGCCCCGGCGGGCACAAACACTGCGTCCATCTGACCGAGCGCCACGACCGCTCCGGCTTCGACTGGCGCCGGGTCGGCGACGCGGCCGCGATGTTGCTTCCAAATCATGGCTGGGATGGACGCTGGATCGGTGACCTCCAGGAACGCATCGCCCGATAGATCGATCAGCAACAGGTGTCCGAATCGGCTGGCAGTCGGTTCGTGGTCGCCCAGAAGCGGGATTTGCCGCACGCGGGCGGCCAACGTATCCAGTGCAACCGGCAACGTGAGCGAGAGAGCGGGAAACGTATCCAGTTGCCCAGCCAGAACTGCGGACGACCAGCGCTCCACGATCAACCCGCGCTCGATCCGCAGCAGATCCAATCGGCCGATGAGCTCGTGCGGTTCTACGACGATCCCCGCGAATTCGGTCCGCGCGGCATGATTCCAATCGAGGGTGACAGAGGCAGCAGTACCGCTGATTGGCGTTATTCGCGGTTCGATTCGAAGACCGGGAAAATGCTGCTTGATGGCATCGAGCTGTTGGAACAGGCTCTTTTCATTGCCAGTGGCCAAGCCACCGGACTGATGGCTCACAAACGCCGGGTGGAGCATCTTGCGTAGCGCGTCGTCGCTCCCACTGTCGAGATAGTCATTCATCCCCTGGTAGAACGCCAGCGTCGTTGCCTCCACCTGAGAACTGGGAACCGATTGGATCGAACGCAAGCGAACCGGATCAAGCGACCAGAGCTGGGCGAGGGCGAATCCGCTGAGCAGCGCCAGCATCAATGCAACGGCGGTGGCTCGGTGATACATGTGGATCACCTCCCATTGGAGCCCACAAGCGCCCAAAGCGTGGCGGCGATGGCCGTGCTGTCTTCGAGCGAGGTGCCAATGTAAAGCGCGCCGTTGACGACGATTGGGGACGCGGCAACCTGACCGGTGAGCTCGAGTTGCTCACTCCAGAGCACGGAGCCATCGACTGCCGAGAGCGCCGTCACACCAAATTCGGTATCGACGACATAGACCGTGGTTCCCACGACGACCGGAGAACCGTTCACACTTGCATGCTCGGTGCTCGCTTGCCACAGCACCTGACCGGAAGCGCCATCGAGGCAGATGACCATGCCAGACGCAGCAACTACGTACACCCGTCCACCCGACACAGCCGGAGAGGAGTTCAGTGGCAGATCTGTGTCGATCGGCGTTCGCCAAAGTTCTTCACCCGAGATGAGATCGAGTGCGTAGATCGTGCCGTCGAGCGTGCTTCCGGCATAGACAGATCGGCCGGTAATGGCGGGTCCGGATTCGAGCGATGGCATGGCGAACTGCCATCGCGCCGCACCGCTCTCCATGTCGAAGGCAACGAGCTCTGGTTGTCCAGCGCGATCGTCACCGGCATGCCAGCGTTCCTCGCCGGAACGCCGGTCGAGGGCATAGAGCGTGAACCCGTCCGCGGGTTGTCCCACCAGGCCGCTGCCAACGACGACCGTGTTCTCCTGGACGGCCACATGGATCGGAGACTGGTACGAGGTTGTCGCGATGATGACCAGATCGCCGATCACCACCGGTTCCGAGGTCCAGCCGGTTTGCAGGTCGCGCCGCCAGTGCTCCTCGCCGGTTTGGGCATCGAGGGCATAGACGACTCCCCCTGCATCGCCGGCATAGACGATTCCCCCCGCAACGGCTGGGGCCGCACCCGTCGGATGCTCGGTCGGGAATTGCCAGCGTTCGGCGCCAGTCGTGGCGTCGATGGCAATGATGGCGCCCTGATCTGCGGTGGCGCCGATGGGGTCCGACCAGTTGGTTACGAAGAGGCTGTCGCCGACCACCACTGGGGCGCTGATGCCGTCCCGGCCCGCTACGAAACTCCAGCGCACCGTCAAATCGCCTGTAACCTCAGGGCCGGGCATGACCCCGCTTCGCGCGGCGTTGCCGCGATCCATCGGCACGTCGAGCGCCGACGAGGGCGCCAGGATGACACGTGTGGGTTCTGGCCCCGCGTGGCGTTCGACCACGTGATAGATCGTCATCAGTGAAACGACGATCAGCGCCGCAGCCACCAGCGATGCCAGCACCCACTGCCGGGCGCCTCCGTGTTGGTCGAGCCGGAGCGATTGCCTGGATACCGTGCGCGGAGAACCGATGCCGTTGCGCTGAGAGCCGCCCGAATCACGCGGTAGGGGGACCAGCGTTCCACGGGATACCGCGTTCGGGGCCGAGACTGCGCCCACGGAGTTCAGAAATTGCGTTTCGAAGGTGCGGGAGAACTCCGCGGCCGCCGGCTGCGCGTCATCGAATCGCTCGAGCCACGCGATGGTCTGCGCCAGCGTTGGGTCGATGTCCCTATCCGCATTCGGGCGCCCGATCCCCAGGTTGCCGGTCACGAGGTCGTCCCAGTAGCGCGCAACGCGATTCGATTCCGATTCCGATACCGGCTTATCTCTCCACATGACCTGATCCTTTGGCGGAGTCGATACCCGCGAGTGTTCTGAGCTGAAGCAGCGCCCGGTATTGCGCTGCTCTGATCGCCTGGTGGCTCTTGCCCAGAATGCTGGCGATTTCCTTGTCGGTCAGTCCTTGCAACCGAAGTTCCACGACCTCGCGTTGCAGATCGGGCAGCTTGTCGAGTAGCTCGGTGACCCGCAACATCTCGGTGGCTGCGATCGCCTGGTCTTCGGGCGATGCTGCTTCGTCGGCAATCTCCTCGGCCCAGTCGATCGAGGCAGACTGTTTGGATGACCGGTAGGCGTCGACGATGACGTTGTGCGCGATGGTGAAGAGCCAGGAGTGGAAGCGATCCCGGTCCTTGCACGACTTCAGATTGGCGAAGGCCCGCATGAAGGTGGTTTGCGCGGCATCCTCGGCGGATTCGCGGTTACCGAGGCAGCGATGGCAGTAGCGGTGAACGGGATCCCGGTACCGCTGGAAGATCTCGAGGAACGCCGCTGGTTCGGCCAATGCCCGCTCGACCAGCTGACGGTCCGTCATTTCGGCATCTCGAGGGCGATCGATGGCCATCGTCCGTGCCTGCAGCGTGCTCACCCGAGTGCTCCGAGACTGCTACCAGATACATACCGTTCACAGGGATAGACTGCAAGCGCTCCGATTTGTGACGCAGGGGAAGCAGGCAGCACGCGGCAGGCAGCACGCAGAACGAGCCGGCAGCCGCGTTCGTCTCCCTGGACTCCGGGCCCCGGACTCCGGACTCTCGACTCTGGCCTCTCCCCTACACCGAGCGGGCGTCCCAGCGGAAGAAGCGGATCGCGATGAGGACCGAGACCAGGGCGGTGGCGCCGAGGATGACCCAATCCATCCAGATGGCGTCCAGCCCCTTGCCGCGGGTCATGACTTCGCGCAGCGCATCGACCAGATAGCGCAATGGGAGCAGCTTGGTGATCGGAGCCAGCCAACTCGGGGCGGAATCGATATCGAAGAAGACCCCGGAGAGGAAGAGCATCGGGAAGGTG encodes the following:
- a CDS encoding peptide ABC transporter substrate-binding protein codes for the protein MVQQGNDLSSIYQALCRGEMTRRAFVVRAAALGVCAPLTLALVNSRPAVEASAPHTPADRPSFGTEGQLRGSGGELKVREWFAPNCAVAHLWEGLPSAARVSSLILEPLLSYAFDGTLLPTLVTRVPTQENGGLSEDLTKVILELRDDIVWSDGEPFTADDVVWTWQWVRDESTVATEGYRWEPIRSIEAVDATTVELTYAQPNPAWFDPIAGSYVGAIVPRHIWIDGISEAVNAEFATNPIGTGPYKVEAFVPGEYVACTINDRYREPNKPYFASVRFQAGGDTASAAQAVLQDGNWDVASGLIGMTANLQQMEVEGGKGRVIAGSPTAVERILFNFSDPHREIEGERSSLAAPHPFLTDQAVRQAMALAIDREKISREAFGADKLAQPTANILSGIPALESPNTSYTFDLEAANRLLDEAGWVRDGDKRSRDGIKLAVSYYTSVSGLTVFKRWRAETQEVVKAGWEAIGIEVEPGQVPGDVFFDPDPENLLSYTHFYCDIEMFSSSVMSPLPLDYFQDWYAGIDNRNVAQQANDWQGFNLQRYVNPEFDALYDEAAATTDPERAAELLVQMNDLIVNDFVVVPLIAQPGEIAAVSNRLVTENVAPSTWEPLFWNIANWRTVDDQLATPAS
- a CDS encoding PQQ-binding-like beta-propeller repeat protein encodes the protein MWRDKPVSESESNRVARYWDDLVTGNLGIGRPNADRDIDPTLAQTIAWLERFDDAQPAAAEFSRTFETQFLNSVGAVSAPNAVSRGTLVPLPRDSGGSQRNGIGSPRTVSRQSLRLDQHGGARQWVLASLVAAALIVVSLMTIYHVVERHAGPEPTRVILAPSSALDVPMDRGNAARSGVMPGPEVTGDLTVRWSFVAGRDGISAPVVVGDSLFVTNWSDPIGATADQGAIIAIDATTGAERWQFPTEHPTGAAPAVAGGIVYAGDAGGVVYALDAQTGEEHWRRDLQTGWTSEPVVIGDLVIIATTSYQSPIHVAVQENTVVVGSGLVGQPADGFTLYALDRRSGEERWHAGDDRAGQPELVAFDMESGAARWQFAMPSLESGPAITGRSVYAGSTLDGTIYALDLISGEELWRTPIDTDLPLNSSPAVSGGRVYVVAASGMVICLDGASGQVLWQASTEHASVNGSPVVVGTTVYVVDTEFGVTALSAVDGSVLWSEQLELTGQVAASPIVVNGALYIGTSLEDSTAIAATLWALVGSNGR
- a CDS encoding sigma-70 family RNA polymerase sigma factor translates to MTDRQLVERALAEPAAFLEIFQRYRDPVHRYCHRCLGNRESAEDAAQTTFMRAFANLKSCKDRDRFHSWLFTIAHNVIVDAYRSSKQSASIDWAEEIADEAASPEDQAIAATEMLRVTELLDKLPDLQREVVELRLQGLTDKEIASILGKSHQAIRAAQYRALLQLRTLAGIDSAKGSGHVER